Proteins encoded within one genomic window of Thermogemmata fonticola:
- a CDS encoding BON domain-containing protein, with the protein MDQIARLALVGILIALLGGKAAAQQTGGSGTGGLGGLGAGTGTGGTGGGTGLGTGGLGGGGGLGTGSGSSFQLQQIMQAPTIAPPTTTTTAGSGVSSSNFLAPYFSNVLYQGSAQNNRSSGGNTGAPGGFGQPTFGTNGGMGGGSIGFAGSAGSSRGGSVGSSRGGTMGGGRGGSIGIGGSFGAGGATNLQSGVVIPHQTGNSYMMVARFPAQTTPAPQLQQQIQTLLQRSTNISNPGSIQATVSGNTVILRGSAADEEEARRIANMISLTPGVREVRNELVYPKLPVLDR; encoded by the coding sequence ATGGACCAGATTGCACGATTAGCCTTGGTGGGGATACTGATCGCTCTATTGGGTGGGAAAGCGGCTGCCCAACAAACGGGAGGGAGCGGTACAGGAGGCTTAGGCGGCCTAGGAGCAGGGACAGGAACAGGGGGAACAGGTGGCGGGACAGGGCTAGGCACAGGAGGATTGGGAGGCGGTGGTGGCTTGGGTACCGGCAGCGGCAGCAGTTTTCAACTCCAGCAAATCATGCAGGCTCCTACTATTGCCCCTCCGACCACAACCACGACTGCTGGCTCAGGAGTGAGCAGCAGTAATTTCCTGGCACCGTATTTCAGTAATGTGCTCTACCAAGGCTCCGCCCAAAACAATCGCTCTTCGGGTGGTAACACGGGAGCACCCGGCGGCTTTGGACAACCGACCTTCGGCACCAATGGCGGCATGGGAGGGGGAAGCATTGGCTTTGCAGGAAGCGCAGGCAGCAGCCGCGGCGGCAGTGTTGGGAGCAGCCGGGGAGGGACCATGGGAGGCGGCCGAGGAGGCAGTATAGGAATAGGAGGCAGTTTTGGTGCTGGAGGCGCGACCAACTTGCAGAGTGGGGTGGTTATCCCTCACCAGACCGGAAACAGCTACATGATGGTCGCCCGTTTCCCAGCTCAGACAACACCAGCCCCGCAACTCCAGCAGCAAATCCAAACTCTCTTGCAGCGCAGTACCAACATCTCCAATCCTGGAAGCATCCAGGCCACTGTCTCCGGAAATACGGTGATTCTGCGGGGGTCGGCCGCAGACGAGGAAGAAGCCCGCCGCATCGCAAACATGATCAGCCTGACCCCCGGAGTTCGAGAGGTGCGGAATGAGTTGGTGTATCCCAAACTTCCCGTACTGGATCGTTGA
- a CDS encoding 2Fe-2S iron-sulfur cluster-binding protein yields the protein MAGVNPYIRKVPLKRPTRPYTVTFIDEETGKTTTYRMDPETFPFGKIGQDGSLLAIAEEAGVEINHSCGGVCACSTCHVYVTQGLESCPPPTEDEEDMLDEAPAVTPESRLSCQCVPDGSSDVVVVIPKWNRNLVKEGH from the coding sequence ATGGCTGGAGTCAACCCATATATTCGCAAGGTTCCGTTGAAACGGCCCACACGACCCTACACGGTGACGTTTATCGATGAAGAAACGGGCAAGACCACGACGTATCGCATGGATCCTGAGACGTTTCCGTTTGGCAAAATTGGCCAGGATGGGAGCTTGCTAGCCATAGCGGAAGAAGCGGGGGTGGAGATCAACCACTCCTGCGGTGGGGTGTGTGCTTGTTCAACCTGTCATGTCTATGTAACCCAAGGTTTGGAATCCTGCCCGCCGCCGACGGAGGATGAGGAGGATATGTTGGATGAGGCGCCCGCGGTGACACCGGAGTCTCGCCTGAGTTGCCAATGTGTTCCCGATGGCAGCAGTGATGTCGTGGTGGTTATCCCGAAATGGAACCGTAATCTAGTCAAAGAAGGCCACTAA
- a CDS encoding sugar phosphate isomerase/epimerase family protein: MQLGFVSAILPDLSLEEVLAFAAEEGFDCVELMCWPVGKAERRYAGVTHLDVTQFREDLASHVRDLVRIHGVQISGLGYYPNPLDPDVEQRRRVVDHLRKVIQAAPQVGVRVVNTFIGRDPHKTVSENLRLVQEVWPPIVAEAQKAGVRIGIEHCPMLFSDDQWPGGWNVASTPAIWRQLFAFFDSLAPGVVGLNFDPSHLVWQGIDTVRAIREFGPRIVHVHAKDERIDRDQLYEVGIYGYKWHVPKLPGLGSVEWGPFFAALTDVGYRGPVCIEVEDRAYETSLEDRKRALRQSRRFLLSFFG, from the coding sequence ATGCAATTGGGTTTCGTCTCGGCGATCCTGCCAGATTTGTCCTTGGAAGAAGTGCTAGCATTTGCGGCGGAGGAGGGGTTCGATTGTGTCGAGTTGATGTGCTGGCCGGTAGGTAAGGCGGAGCGGCGCTACGCGGGGGTGACCCATTTGGATGTTACCCAGTTCCGGGAGGATTTGGCCAGCCACGTCCGCGATTTGGTTCGGATTCACGGAGTACAGATCTCCGGGCTGGGGTATTACCCCAACCCTCTCGATCCCGACGTGGAACAGCGGCGCCGGGTGGTGGACCATTTGCGCAAGGTCATCCAGGCGGCTCCCCAGGTGGGAGTCCGGGTGGTCAATACATTCATCGGACGGGACCCCCACAAGACCGTCAGCGAGAATCTGCGATTGGTACAGGAGGTCTGGCCGCCGATTGTAGCGGAGGCTCAGAAAGCCGGCGTGCGGATCGGCATCGAGCACTGTCCGATGCTCTTTAGCGACGATCAATGGCCCGGCGGCTGGAACGTCGCCTCGACTCCAGCCATTTGGCGGCAACTGTTCGCCTTCTTCGACTCCCTGGCGCCGGGTGTCGTCGGCTTGAACTTTGATCCTTCCCATCTGGTCTGGCAGGGCATCGACACTGTACGAGCAATCCGAGAGTTTGGCCCCCGCATCGTCCACGTCCACGCTAAAGATGAACGGATCGACCGGGATCAGCTCTACGAGGTGGGCATCTATGGTTACAAGTGGCACGTCCCCAAACTGCCTGGTCTGGGTAGCGTGGAATGGGGGCCTTTCTTTGCTGCTTTGACCGATGTGGGGTATCGGGGGCCTGTTTGTATCGAAGTGGAAGACCGAGCTTACGAAACTTCACTGGAGGATCGCAAGCGCGCTCTGCGGCAAAGCCGAAGGTTCCTCCTCTCCTTTTTCGGATAG